A DNA window from Pseudodesulfovibrio thermohalotolerans contains the following coding sequences:
- a CDS encoding GAK system ATP-grasp enzyme, translated as MKIGVIGIEGGWSSEKLADTVAEKTGGERVLINMEDVRLDLPSGNAYYNGHTLNDFDALIIKKIGARYSPDLLDRLEVLRYLHEKGLRIFSSPYSILRALDRLSCTISLQLKDIPMPPTTITESVDQAMTALENYGEAVFKPLYTSKARGMFVLKNGPDARAAIEEYRTEHPIMYIQKTIDLGDLDLGIAFLGGEYLTTYARCKTNGAWNTTTASGGKYRSYEPAPEIIELARRAQANFNLDFTCVDVAITDDGPYVFEVSVFGGFRGIQETSGIDAAARYVDYVMEKLK; from the coding sequence GTGAAGATAGGAGTCATAGGCATCGAAGGAGGCTGGTCCTCGGAAAAGCTGGCGGACACCGTGGCCGAGAAAACCGGCGGCGAACGCGTGCTCATCAACATGGAGGACGTCCGCCTGGACCTGCCGTCGGGCAACGCATACTACAACGGGCACACCCTCAACGACTTCGACGCCCTCATCATCAAGAAGATCGGCGCGCGCTATTCCCCGGACCTCCTGGACCGGCTGGAGGTACTTCGCTACCTGCACGAGAAGGGGCTTCGGATATTCAGCTCGCCCTACTCCATCCTGCGCGCCCTGGACCGGCTGTCCTGCACCATCTCCCTCCAGCTCAAGGACATCCCCATGCCGCCCACGACCATCACCGAAAGCGTGGACCAGGCCATGACGGCGCTGGAGAACTACGGTGAAGCCGTGTTCAAGCCCCTCTACACCTCCAAGGCGCGCGGCATGTTCGTGCTGAAGAACGGTCCCGACGCCAGAGCGGCCATCGAGGAGTACCGGACCGAGCACCCGATCATGTACATCCAGAAGACCATCGACCTGGGCGACCTGGACCTGGGCATCGCCTTCCTCGGCGGCGAATATCTGACCACCTACGCCCGGTGCAAGACCAACGGGGCGTGGAACACCACCACGGCCTCGGGCGGCAAGTACAGGAGCTACGAGCCCGCCCCCGAGATCATAGAGCTGGCCCGTCGGGCCCAGGCCAACTTCAACCTCGACTTCACCTGTGTGGACGTTGCCATCACCGACGACGGCCCATACGTCTTCGAGGTCTCCGTGTTCGGAGGCTTCCGGGGCATCCAGGAAACCAGCGGCATCGACGCGGCCGCGCGCTACGTGGACTACGTCATGGAGAAACTGAAATGA
- a CDS encoding PhoU domain-containing protein, which translates to MITFEGLGENFKFIVYEVENQARSTQKFMDAPSRKRYAKITSRDDYIDNLKTIIENKCYSRIHSDRTLDKRQLNKIRAIQVICVNLEKIADYFVNIVKQMQYLDDQSFVQRYGYTEVFEIILDRLGSILDSFDNEDMSKALYICKAEPLLDDVYKVRFDRVMNEMGMGRDAQSLITVLFIFRYFERVGDALLNIGEAIIFSLLGERIKIEQFEALQQTLSKSGFSDSFSDIDFSAIWGTRSGCRIGKVETRESELTPEEKKQGSIYKEGSLEKIRKERESIQRWKQIFPNLVADIYGFHEDADKGSMLVEFLNGCTLDEVILSGDAELVRNALFILENTLLETWGTTMVRLPIKTNYIRQIQSRLEGVLQTHPQFWRDPKSLGSSEVASTKALLEACAKLEDELEAPFSVFIHGDFNINNVVYNHEAQQIHYIDLYRSRDFDYIQDASVFLVSNFRVPIFDSAHRARLNSVIEQFYKFILQFAQRHDDHTVQARLAFALARSFYTSTRFELNFKFAKEMYNRSMFLLEKIHQFRGGAWERFSLPEDVLYY; encoded by the coding sequence ATGATTACATTCGAAGGACTGGGCGAGAACTTCAAGTTCATCGTCTACGAGGTGGAAAACCAGGCCCGCTCCACGCAGAAGTTCATGGACGCCCCTTCACGCAAGCGGTACGCCAAGATCACCTCGCGAGACGACTACATCGACAACCTCAAGACGATCATCGAGAACAAGTGCTATTCGCGCATCCACTCGGACCGGACCTTGGACAAGCGGCAGCTCAACAAGATCCGCGCCATCCAGGTCATCTGCGTGAACCTCGAAAAGATCGCCGACTATTTCGTCAACATCGTCAAGCAGATGCAATATCTCGACGATCAGTCCTTCGTGCAGCGCTACGGCTACACCGAGGTCTTCGAGATCATCCTTGACCGGCTGGGGAGCATCCTGGATTCCTTCGACAACGAGGACATGTCCAAGGCGCTCTACATCTGCAAGGCCGAGCCCCTGCTCGACGACGTGTACAAGGTCCGCTTCGACCGGGTCATGAACGAAATGGGCATGGGCCGCGATGCCCAATCCCTGATTACGGTGCTGTTCATCTTCCGATACTTCGAACGGGTGGGCGACGCGCTGCTGAACATCGGCGAGGCGATCATCTTCTCCCTTCTGGGTGAGCGCATCAAGATCGAGCAGTTCGAGGCGTTGCAGCAGACCCTGAGCAAATCCGGATTCAGCGACTCTTTTTCGGACATCGACTTCAGCGCCATCTGGGGCACCCGCTCCGGCTGCCGCATCGGCAAGGTCGAGACCCGCGAAAGCGAGCTAACGCCCGAGGAAAAAAAGCAGGGCTCCATCTACAAGGAAGGAAGCCTGGAAAAAATCCGCAAGGAACGCGAGTCCATCCAGCGCTGGAAGCAGATATTCCCCAACCTGGTGGCCGACATCTACGGTTTCCACGAGGACGCCGACAAGGGGTCCATGCTGGTGGAGTTCCTCAACGGCTGCACCCTGGACGAGGTCATCCTCTCGGGCGATGCCGAGCTGGTCCGCAACGCGCTCTTCATCCTGGAAAACACCCTGCTGGAGACCTGGGGCACCACCATGGTCCGCCTGCCCATCAAGACCAACTACATCCGGCAGATCCAATCCCGGCTGGAAGGCGTGCTCCAGACCCATCCCCAGTTCTGGCGCGACCCCAAAAGCCTGGGCTCCTCGGAGGTCGCCTCCACCAAGGCCCTGCTCGAAGCCTGCGCGAAACTCGAAGACGAACTGGAAGCGCCGTTCTCGGTGTTCATCCACGGCGACTTCAACATCAACAACGTGGTCTACAACCACGAGGCCCAGCAGATTCACTACATCGACCTGTACCGTTCGCGCGACTTCGACTACATCCAGGACGCATCGGTCTTCCTGGTGTCCAACTTCCGCGTCCCCATCTTCGACAGCGCGCACCGCGCCCGCCTCAATTCGGTCATCGAGCAGTTTTACAAATTCATCCTCCAATTCGCCCAGCGCCACGACGACCACACGGTTCAGGCGCGGCTGGCGTTCGCCCTGGCGCGGTCCTTCTACACTTCCACACGGTTCGAGCTGAACTTCAAGTTCGCCAAGGAAATGTACAACAGGTCCATGTTCCTGCTGGAAAAGATACACCAATTCCGGGGCGGGGCATGGGAGCGGTTCTCCCTGCCCGAAGACGTCCTCTACTACTAG
- a CDS encoding amphi-Trp domain-containing protein — protein sequence MAEEKFVFDSLQDCDTIKNFLEALIEGFEKHSIDLSTNGNEIHLEPQGLLNFTVKAKKKGTENKLSIKVTWKESTSVQASENAFLKVR from the coding sequence ATGGCAGAAGAAAAATTCGTATTCGATTCGCTCCAGGACTGTGATACCATCAAGAACTTCCTCGAAGCCCTCATCGAGGGATTCGAAAAACATTCCATAGACCTGTCCACCAACGGCAACGAGATTCATCTCGAACCCCAGGGCCTTCTCAACTTCACGGTCAAGGCCAAGAAGAAAGGGACGGAAAACAAGCTCTCCATCAAGGTGACCTGGAAGGAATCCACATCCGTCCAGGCGTCGGAAAACGCCTTCCTCAAGGTTCGCTGA
- a CDS encoding GAK system XXXCH domain-containing protein, translating to MSNDMTISKYLDPKELAAFFRELADAVENGGHDEFACVDDFRKIKIGVKNEYGQISLKAKFKAAKPCTEEVVGEDGQPKKPKYKALKKRMRSSFKILLKMIHDGSVPPQEAVDAFLADSALMVTYPGYGDEYYESYTAACAEFKAAYESGDLERMHAAVDALVHEKGRCHAKYD from the coding sequence ATGAGCAACGACATGACCATCAGCAAATATCTTGACCCGAAGGAGCTTGCCGCCTTCTTCCGCGAACTGGCCGATGCCGTCGAAAACGGCGGACATGACGAGTTCGCCTGCGTGGACGATTTCCGCAAGATCAAGATCGGCGTGAAGAACGAATACGGACAGATCAGCCTCAAGGCCAAGTTCAAGGCAGCCAAGCCCTGTACGGAGGAGGTCGTCGGCGAAGACGGGCAGCCAAAAAAGCCCAAGTACAAGGCCCTCAAGAAGCGTATGCGCTCCAGCTTCAAGATACTGCTCAAGATGATCCACGACGGCAGCGTGCCGCCCCAGGAGGCCGTGGACGCCTTCCTGGCCGACTCGGCTCTCATGGTCACATACCCCGGCTACGGGGACGAATATTACGAAAGCTACACGGCCGCCTGCGCGGAGTTCAAGGCCGCCTATGAATCCGGCGACCTGGAACGGATGCACGCCGCCGTGGACGCCCTGGTCCATGAAAAGGGGCGTTGCCACGCCAAATATGACTGA
- a CDS encoding Gfo/Idh/MocA family protein: MKTVRIGVLSTAKIGRTKVIPGMRQASNCEVTAIASRDEDRARRAALELNIPKAYGSYEDLLGDPDIDAVYIPLPNHLHTPWAKAALEAGKHVLCEKPVALTSDEAQTLLDAAAEHPKLKIMEAFMYRFHPQWIKTAELVRSGAIGETTAIQSFFSYYNDDPANIRNMADIGGGGLMDIGCYSISLSRLIFDSEPERVAGFSDIDPEFNTDRLFSGMMDFGGRISSFTCSTQLTPYQQVDIFGTTGRIQIPIPFNAPPDRPCIILLQDDAAGVIETITFDAYDQYAIQAELFAEAILENTDVPTPLSDAFDNMHVLETLARSARLGEWLAC; this comes from the coding sequence ATGAAAACAGTCCGTATCGGCGTTCTTTCCACGGCCAAGATCGGCCGCACCAAGGTAATACCGGGGATGCGCCAGGCCTCGAACTGCGAGGTCACGGCCATCGCCTCCCGCGACGAGGACCGCGCCCGCCGGGCCGCACTGGAGCTGAACATTCCCAAAGCCTATGGCAGCTACGAAGATCTGCTGGGCGATCCCGACATCGACGCGGTCTACATTCCGCTGCCCAACCACCTGCATACGCCCTGGGCCAAGGCCGCCCTCGAAGCGGGCAAGCACGTGCTCTGCGAAAAGCCCGTGGCCCTGACCTCGGACGAGGCCCAGACCCTGCTCGACGCCGCCGCCGAGCATCCGAAGCTCAAGATAATGGAGGCGTTCATGTACCGCTTCCATCCGCAGTGGATCAAAACCGCGGAGCTTGTCCGGTCCGGGGCCATCGGTGAAACGACCGCCATCCAGTCCTTCTTCTCCTATTACAACGACGACCCCGCCAACATACGGAACATGGCCGACATAGGCGGCGGCGGGCTCATGGACATAGGCTGCTACAGCATCTCCCTGTCCCGACTTATCTTCGATTCCGAACCCGAACGCGTCGCGGGTTTCTCCGACATCGACCCCGAGTTCAACACCGACCGGCTTTTCTCCGGCATGATGGACTTCGGCGGCAGGATATCCTCCTTCACCTGCTCCACGCAGCTCACCCCCTACCAGCAAGTCGACATCTTCGGCACCACGGGCCGCATCCAGATTCCCATCCCCTTCAACGCCCCGCCCGACAGGCCGTGCATCATCCTTCTCCAGGACGACGCGGCGGGAGTCATCGAGACCATCACCTTCGACGCCTACGACCAGTACGCCATCCAGGCCGAACTGTTCGCCGAGGCCATCCTTGAGAACACGGATGTGCCCACCCCGCTCTCCGACGCCTTCGACAATATGCACGTTCTCGAAACACTCGCCCGAAGCGCCCGCCTCGGGGAATGGCTCGCCTGCTGA
- the ppnP gene encoding pyrimidine/purine nucleoside phosphorylase, producing the protein MTAFANATINKKANVYYDGKVTSRTITLSDGSVKTLGIMLPGEYEFGTEKPEFMEITAGELSVQLPGFDEWVAMTAGQSFNVPGDAKFRVKVITVTDYCCSYMD; encoded by the coding sequence ATGACCGCATTCGCCAACGCGACCATCAACAAAAAGGCAAACGTCTATTATGACGGCAAGGTAACCAGCCGGACCATCACACTGAGCGACGGCAGCGTGAAGACGCTCGGCATCATGCTCCCCGGCGAATATGAGTTCGGAACCGAGAAGCCCGAATTCATGGAGATCACCGCCGGCGAGCTTTCCGTCCAGTTGCCCGGCTTCGACGAATGGGTGGCCATGACCGCCGGGCAGAGCTTCAACGTCCCCGGCGACGCCAAGTTTCGCGTCAAGGTCATTACCGTGACCGACTACTGTTGTTCATATATGGACTAG
- a CDS encoding substrate-binding periplasmic protein, translated as MDQAQISLKNRRLPRLSALLLWCLFLCAVPARAADVPDVVLLTSGEWPPFYSEAMPGGGFANRVISESFALEGIKVQFEFVPWRRALETAARGPAVGSAGWLPMEDRTARFLFSDPVFESERVFFFRKDKPFDWRTLEDVRDLRVGVTLGSAEEFPFEEILGGKGGKLDVARDYVSGMKMLIAGRMDVYACNRAVGLFILANRIHAGEDLVVPHSRPIFSETNHLILSRREPFARALMDRFNSGLRKLRECGRYEDIRREYPSLR; from the coding sequence ATGGATCAGGCTCAGATCTCTTTGAAAAACCGGCGGTTGCCGCGCCTTTCGGCGTTGCTGCTGTGGTGCCTCTTCCTTTGCGCCGTCCCCGCCCGGGCCGCGGATGTTCCCGACGTTGTCCTTCTGACTTCCGGGGAGTGGCCCCCGTTCTATTCCGAGGCCATGCCCGGAGGCGGGTTCGCCAACCGCGTCATAAGCGAAAGTTTCGCCCTGGAGGGGATCAAGGTCCAATTCGAGTTCGTTCCCTGGCGGCGCGCCCTGGAAACGGCCGCTCGCGGCCCGGCCGTTGGGTCCGCCGGTTGGCTGCCCATGGAGGACCGTACGGCGCGGTTTTTGTTCAGCGACCCGGTCTTCGAATCCGAAAGGGTCTTCTTTTTCCGCAAGGACAAACCCTTCGATTGGCGGACCCTGGAAGACGTGCGCGACCTGCGGGTGGGCGTCACCCTGGGAAGCGCCGAGGAATTCCCTTTTGAAGAGATCCTGGGCGGGAAAGGGGGAAAGCTCGACGTGGCCCGGGATTATGTCTCGGGGATGAAGATGCTTATCGCCGGAAGGATGGATGTCTACGCCTGCAACAGGGCTGTGGGGCTTTTCATCCTTGCCAACCGGATTCACGCGGGCGAGGACCTTGTCGTTCCGCATTCCCGCCCCATTTTCTCTGAAACCAACCACCTCATTCTCAGCCGTCGCGAACCCTTTGCCCGCGCGCTCATGGACCGGTTCAACTCCGGGCTGCGCAAGCTCAGGGAATGCGGACGCTACGAGGATATCAGACGGGAATATCCCAGTCTGCGATAA
- a CDS encoding UDP-glucose--hexose-1-phosphate uridylyltransferase: MFFEDNPHRRLNRLTGEWVLVSPHRTKRPWQGQQEEPDRETLPAYDENCYLCPGNGRAGGAVNPEYTGTFVFTNDFAALLPESSSPAPGGLGDELLVAEPETGVCRVICYSPRHDLTLARMDREQASRVVNVWCDEFRQLGGRDDIGYVQIFENRGAAMGCSNPHPHGQIWATRSVPMYPATEGVHQAEHLRDKGECLLCAYLETELARGERIIFENDSFAALVPFWALWPFEAMILPKAHLANILEMTPAQRMDLADAMIRLNVRYDNLFQTSFPYSMGIHQAPTDGGEHPHWHFHLHYYPPLLRSRTVRKFMVGFEMMAMPQRDLTAESAAARLREQSEVHYMNELGGGEGE; encoded by the coding sequence ATGTTTTTCGAGGACAATCCGCACAGGCGATTGAACCGGCTCACCGGGGAATGGGTGCTGGTTTCGCCGCATCGCACCAAGCGTCCATGGCAGGGACAGCAGGAGGAGCCGGACCGCGAAACTCTGCCCGCCTACGACGAAAACTGCTACCTTTGTCCCGGCAACGGGCGGGCGGGCGGCGCGGTCAATCCCGAGTACACCGGCACATTTGTCTTCACCAACGATTTCGCGGCGCTTTTGCCTGAGTCGTCTTCCCCCGCTCCCGGCGGACTCGGGGATGAACTGCTTGTGGCCGAGCCCGAGACGGGCGTTTGCCGGGTTATCTGCTACTCGCCGCGTCACGATCTGACCCTGGCCCGGATGGACCGCGAACAGGCATCGCGCGTGGTGAACGTGTGGTGCGACGAGTTCCGGCAGCTCGGCGGGCGGGACGACATCGGCTATGTGCAGATTTTCGAGAACCGGGGGGCGGCCATGGGCTGCTCCAATCCGCATCCCCACGGCCAGATATGGGCCACCCGCAGCGTGCCCATGTACCCGGCCACCGAGGGCGTCCATCAGGCCGAGCACCTCCGGGACAAGGGCGAGTGTCTGCTCTGCGCCTACTTGGAAACCGAGCTTGCGCGGGGCGAGCGGATCATCTTTGAAAACGATTCCTTCGCGGCCCTGGTGCCGTTCTGGGCCTTGTGGCCGTTCGAAGCCATGATTCTGCCCAAGGCGCATCTTGCCAATATTCTCGAAATGACCCCGGCGCAGCGCATGGATCTGGCCGACGCCATGATCCGGCTGAATGTGCGCTACGACAATCTCTTCCAGACCTCGTTCCCCTATTCCATGGGTATTCATCAGGCGCCGACCGATGGCGGCGAGCATCCCCACTGGCATTTCCATCTGCATTATTATCCGCCGCTGCTCCGTTCGCGAACGGTGCGCAAGTTCATGGTCGGTTTCGAGATGATGGCCATGCCCCAGCGCGACCTGACCGCCGAGTCCGCGGCGGCGCGACTGCGTGAGCAGTCCGAGGTTCACTACATGAACGAGCTTGGCGGCGGGGAGGGCGAATGA
- a CDS encoding galactokinase, which produces MMLDTSAYVEALLRGDLDPVLAELYRPEEKAAQLTRYLDLVSRFEQWIGPGPVALVVAPGRTELGGNHTDHNLGVVLAAAVHFDCLAAARPNNGSVVRIRSKGFDEEILVDLDDLAPRPGDEGTPMALVRGVAAELAANGRRIAGFDARVDGTVPMGAGLSSSAAFEVLIGRIFSELFNEGQCPPLELAVAGRGAENTHFGKPCGLMDQLSCAAQGILSIDFADPAQPAMTRVGFDFEGTGYRLTVVDTGGSHADLTPDYAAIPEEMRRAARALGQENARGLTVDAVLSHIGRVREAAGDRGALRLIHFIEETNRAVEQARVLSRGRMAPFLDLVRRSGDSSWRLLQNCISAVDPLSQPIPIALILTERFLRGMGAYRIQGGGFAGTIQAYVPEKRLAAYTVFMEEVFGPGSVMSLKVRRPGFERIRLQGEGRT; this is translated from the coding sequence ATGATGCTTGATACCTCCGCATACGTCGAGGCCCTGCTCCGTGGGGATCTGGATCCTGTTCTGGCCGAGCTGTACCGCCCGGAGGAAAAGGCGGCCCAGCTAACCCGTTATCTTGATCTGGTGAGCCGGTTTGAGCAGTGGATCGGCCCCGGTCCCGTAGCCCTGGTCGTCGCGCCGGGCAGGACCGAACTGGGCGGCAACCACACCGACCATAATCTGGGCGTGGTCCTGGCGGCGGCGGTGCATTTCGACTGCCTCGCGGCGGCCCGGCCCAACAATGGCTCCGTGGTTCGCATCCGTTCCAAGGGATTCGACGAGGAGATTCTTGTGGACCTGGACGACCTCGCGCCCCGGCCCGGCGATGAAGGCACCCCCATGGCGCTGGTGCGCGGAGTGGCCGCCGAACTGGCCGCGAACGGCCGCCGGATCGCCGGATTCGACGCCCGGGTGGACGGCACGGTGCCAATGGGCGCGGGACTGAGTTCCTCGGCCGCCTTCGAGGTTCTGATCGGACGGATTTTCAGCGAGCTTTTCAACGAAGGGCAGTGTCCGCCGCTTGAACTGGCCGTGGCGGGCCGCGGCGCGGAGAACACCCATTTCGGCAAGCCGTGCGGCCTCATGGATCAGCTTTCCTGCGCGGCCCAGGGCATTCTTTCCATCGATTTCGCCGATCCGGCCCAACCGGCTATGACCCGGGTGGGTTTCGATTTCGAGGGGACAGGCTATCGCCTGACCGTGGTGGACACGGGCGGCAGCCACGCCGACCTGACCCCGGATTACGCGGCCATCCCGGAGGAAATGCGCCGGGCCGCCCGCGCCTTGGGGCAGGAAAATGCGCGCGGGCTGACCGTGGACGCGGTCCTGTCCCACATCGGGCGGGTGCGCGAGGCCGCCGGGGATCGCGGAGCGCTCCGGCTCATCCATTTCATCGAGGAGACGAACCGCGCCGTCGAGCAGGCGCGGGTCCTGTCACGCGGCCGCATGGCCCCGTTTCTCGACCTGGTCCGCCGGTCCGGCGATTCCTCCTGGCGGCTCTTGCAGAACTGCATTTCGGCCGTTGATCCGCTGTCCCAGCCCATCCCGATCGCCTTGATCCTGACCGAGCGGTTCCTGCGGGGCATGGGCGCGTACCGCATCCAGGGCGGCGGATTCGCCGGGACCATCCAGGCCTATGTGCCCGAGAAGCGGCTGGCCGCCTACACGGTCTTCATGGAAGAGGTCTTCGGGCCGGGATCGGTCATGTCCCTCAAGGTGCGCAGGCCCGGATTCGAGCGCATCCGCCTTCAGGGGGAGGGCCGCACATGA
- a CDS encoding LacI family DNA-binding transcriptional regulator, with translation MSQFTIKDLARKLGVSPSTVSRALRGHPDISQATRQRVADAAEKYHYHPNQLAQSLQKKRSNVIGVIVPEIRHHFFSNAISGVEEVAYDNGYTIMVCQSNETLAREILNVQALVSNRVAGLLIAISSETTRFDHLARVIRQNVPLVQFDRVVEELDTGKVVVDDYAASFGAVEHLIAAGYRRIGHMAGQAGIALNRKRFEGYRDALAAHGLPLEEEFHLFGGYREEDGRAGAELYLAMDELPEAILAINDPVAVGLYTRFKEAGVRIPDDVALVGFSDTPAAALIDPALTTVYQPAFDMGRTAVSLLLRQFAEGADFTPETVVLETELRVRGSSAPREGLCN, from the coding sequence ATGAGCCAGTTCACCATAAAGGACCTGGCCCGCAAGCTGGGCGTGTCGCCGTCCACGGTGTCTCGCGCCCTGCGCGGCCATCCGGACATCAGCCAGGCAACCCGGCAGCGGGTGGCTGATGCCGCGGAAAAATACCACTATCACCCGAACCAGCTCGCCCAGTCCCTGCAAAAGAAACGCAGCAACGTCATCGGGGTCATCGTCCCCGAAATCCGACATCATTTTTTCTCCAACGCTATCAGCGGTGTAGAAGAAGTAGCCTACGACAACGGCTACACCATCATGGTCTGCCAGTCCAACGAGACCCTGGCCCGCGAAATTCTCAACGTTCAGGCCCTGGTGTCCAACCGCGTCGCCGGTTTGCTCATCGCCATATCCTCCGAAACCACCCGCTTCGACCACCTGGCGCGGGTGATCCGGCAGAACGTGCCCCTGGTCCAGTTCGACAGGGTGGTGGAGGAACTCGACACCGGCAAGGTGGTGGTGGACGACTACGCCGCTTCCTTCGGCGCGGTGGAGCATCTCATCGCGGCGGGCTACCGGCGGATCGGGCACATGGCCGGACAGGCGGGCATCGCGCTCAACCGCAAGCGGTTCGAAGGATATCGCGACGCCCTCGCGGCCCACGGGCTGCCGCTGGAAGAGGAATTTCACCTTTTCGGGGGGTATCGCGAGGAGGACGGCCGGGCCGGAGCCGAGCTGTATCTGGCCATGGACGAGCTGCCCGAGGCTATTTTGGCCATCAACGATCCCGTGGCCGTGGGGCTGTACACCCGGTTCAAGGAAGCCGGGGTGCGCATTCCGGACGACGTCGCCCTGGTCGGGTTTTCCGACACCCCTGCGGCGGCGCTCATCGACCCGGCCCTGACCACGGTTTACCAGCCCGCCTTCGATATGGGGCGGACCGCCGTTTCCCTGCTGCTGCGGCAATTCGCCGAGGGCGCGGACTTCACGCCGGAAACGGTGGTGCTCGAAACCGAACTGCGGGTGCGGGGTTCCTCGGCCCCGAGGGAGGGGCTATGCAACTGA
- a CDS encoding aldose epimerase family protein, protein MQLSKRRFGVTPDGVDVDLYTLANEAGMEADIITYGGALVRLTAPDRNGNLADVVLGYDTLDGYLSDSCYFGRLVGRVANRIGGARLILDGEEFELDRNLGRHHLHGGRGGFHSRVWTASSIETEIGSGLALTYESPDGEEGYPGNLAVSAVYTLTTDGLRLDFSAATDRATALNLTGHGYFNLSGRPGENCLGHVLTIPARRYLETDGELIPTGRLADVAETPLDFSDGVGIGERIGEDFPPFAAPHGYDHCYVLDDRNGLRLAASVFEPVAGRGMEVWTTQPCVQFYSGNHIPEGLPGKGGAVYGEWSGLCLEPQGFVDAPGHGAFPQVTLRPGEAYKQSILYRFFVK, encoded by the coding sequence ATGCAACTGAGCAAGCGCAGGTTCGGCGTCACCCCAGACGGCGTGGACGTGGACCTCTACACCTTGGCCAACGAAGCGGGGATGGAAGCGGACATCATCACTTACGGCGGAGCCCTCGTCCGGCTGACCGCCCCGGACAGGAACGGCAACCTGGCGGACGTGGTCCTGGGCTACGACACGCTTGACGGTTACCTGTCGGACAGTTGCTATTTCGGGCGGCTGGTGGGGCGGGTGGCCAACCGCATCGGCGGGGCGCGACTGATCCTGGACGGGGAGGAATTCGAGCTGGACCGCAATCTGGGACGTCATCACTTGCACGGTGGTCGTGGCGGGTTCCACAGCCGGGTTTGGACGGCAAGTTCCATCGAAACCGAGATAGGTTCGGGCCTGGCCCTGACCTACGAGAGCCCGGACGGGGAGGAGGGATACCCCGGCAACCTCGCGGTTTCGGCGGTCTATACCCTCACGACCGACGGCCTTCGGTTGGATTTTTCGGCGGCCACGGACCGGGCCACGGCGTTGAACCTGACCGGGCACGGGTATTTCAATCTGTCCGGCAGGCCGGGCGAGAACTGTCTCGGCCACGTCCTGACCATCCCCGCCCGTCGGTATCTGGAAACCGACGGGGAGTTGATTCCCACCGGGCGGCTGGCCGATGTGGCCGAAACGCCACTCGATTTTTCGGACGGGGTCGGTATCGGCGAACGCATTGGCGAGGACTTTCCGCCGTTTGCCGCCCCCCATGGTTACGATCATTGTTACGTGTTGGATGACCGGAACGGGCTGCGGCTGGCCGCCTCGGTGTTCGAGCCGGTGGCCGGGCGGGGCATGGAGGTCTGGACCACCCAGCCGTGCGTGCAGTTCTATTCCGGTAATCATATCCCGGAAGGGTTGCCCGGCAAGGGCGGGGCGGTGTATGGTGAATGGTCGGGATTATGCCTTGAGCCCCAGGGGTTTGTGGATGCGCCGGGACATGGGGCCTTCCCGCAGGTGACGCTTCGCCCTGGCGAGGCATACAAGCAATCGATTTTGTACAGGTTTTTCGTGAAGTAG